The sequence below is a genomic window from Flagellimonas marinaquae.
TAGATATTATTTTCAGTTTTTGTTGACTCTGAACGTTACACCTCTGTTGGTTATCACTCTTCCCGTTTTCAAGGTCAAGAGGGCTTCATCAGAAATGATCGGGGTACAGCTTCCACTGCTGTTCGAAACAAGTACACGGTAAATAAATCCGTTGGAGTTCACATCCGGAGTGTTCAAAATAAGATTGGCGGTTTGCGTTCCGGTGTATTCGGAGCCATCGATTATGGTGCTAAAATTACTGCCCCCATCCGTGCTCACTTCCCACTGATAGGTGTCCGCGTTTGTTGTTGCCACGGTAAAACTTCCACTATTGCCCACTACTACCGTTTGATCTGTTGGTTGTGTGGTTATGGTGAACGGCGTTACCGTTATGGTTTGTTGCACATCAATACTGTTCCCGGCATCATCGGTAACCCTATAGGTACGGGTAATGGTTTCGGGGTTGGTACCTCCATCACTAACGTCACTTATAAAGGTCACTGTCGGATTTGAGGCACAATTATCGGCCTCATCGGAAATAACCGTAATATCCGCTGCAGGAATATCATCGCTACAATAAACAGAGATAGGTGATGGTGCACTGGCAGTTGGGGCAATTGTATCTACCGTAATTGTAGTGGTAGCCGCAATATTTGGATATGGAGGGTCGCCTGCCATACCGCCATATTCCACCAAATACCCTTTAGGTTGATAACTTCCGCTGGATGCCCCTGTGTTGGAAAGGTCGTTCCAGGAACCATCCAGTCCAACTCCCGGAGCAGTGATATGGGCATAATCCTCATCTCCAGATTGATTGGGTTCCCCTGTATTCCAAAATTCATACCCAAAGGCTGTTCCTCCAGAGGTTCCTCTCCAAAAGAGAGTTCCAGCTTCCGGTCCGGTTACCCAATACCAATCACCTTCGGTGGCGGCATCGCTGGCACCTATCCAACCGGCACCGGGGGCTTGAGCACCCAATAGATCGGATTCGTCCTGCACCGTAATAGTGGCCAAGTAACCTTGTAAACCATAAAATGTCCGTAAGGCAGCGGCATCCCTAGCTGCTGTCCAAGTAATGCCCAAAGAGGGAACATATTCGTAATAGTGGCCTGTAGACTCCAAATAATTGGCCTCGTTCAATACTATGGAAAAAGTCCGGGTATCTCCAGAACTTACCGTGGCCGTAGTCTGGAATTCAACGGCCGAGATCGCTGCTTCAAATTCGGCCAAGGTAGCAGGTCCGTTCAACAATAATCTTCCTTCGGAAGTATCCCAGCTTGCAGTGATGTTGGGGTGTGTGCCGGTAAGGTTCAAGACATCGCCCGAAACATCGTAGTTGGAGGTTATTTGAATATAAACAGCATCCACTGTACTGCTATCGGGATCTGTAATACTAATCGATTCCACTACTTGTATGGCATTTCCTGGGCAATATAATTGGTCTCCGGTTGCGGTTATGCTCGGTGGGTCGTCTGCGTCCACGGTGTCATCCCTAAAATCCAGATCGCCGCCGGATCCAAGATCTCCATCGGAATCGGGTAATATCAAGGAACCTCCAATGGCATTCGTAGGGTCGTCAATATCCCCTCCGGGGTCACCATAGCCTGTTGTGGTATCCACGGTATTATCTAGTCCGTCATTATCGTTATCCGACCCTGATAGTGTTAGGGATGCTTCTGTCGTGTCACCTGTGCCATCATTGTCGCTATCGGTATCCAAAAAATCGGGAGTACCGTCACCATCCGTATCAATTGCGGACAAGCCAATGCTTTCATAGGCATCGTCGAGACCATCGTTGTCGGTATCATTGCCCGACGGTGCCGTATACCCTGTCGATGTTTGGGCCTCCACATTATCGGGAATGCCATCGCCATCACTATCCAGGTCTTGATAGTTAGGAATGCCATCACCGTCGGTATCTACTGTGGTGCAGTCTACCGTACCGGGGTAACTGGCACCATGGACCCTTGCGCCAATCTGATAGGCCATGACCCTAAACGATTGGAAATTATTGGTGCTGACATTAAATGTAATCTCTGTAATTGAACCCGATGGTATTCCATTGGCGCTTGCCAACCAGCTTCCATTATTGTATTGTATTTGCATATCGGAGGTGGATACTACCGGGTCGGCACTTAAGAATACACTTACCGTGGTGCCGATGGGGATCACTTGTGAAAATTGAAATGAAATGATCGATTGCCCCGGATATGTGGTCGTAGAGTTATAGGCATACGTGGTGCTTGGGTTTCCTTCGGCATTGGAAGCATCACTGAAGTTTTGAATATTTGTTGCGGTCTGTACAAAATTTCCCGTAGCTCCACCACATTCATCCACATCCAGGACGCCATCATTGTCATCATCCACATCGCTGGCATCGTCAATGCCATCACCATCTACGTCGGCACTGCCTACACTGCAAGTAGAGTACAATTTGGAAAATGGAATGTTCTGTTTGGAAATAGAGGGGCCTTGGTAGGCAACCGATAGGTTTTCCCCTCCGCCATTTTCAAAGAAAAGTACCTGGATATCGTGCAAACCGGTTGTTAGTGTAATGTTCCCTGATCGCTCTCGGGAACTATGTGCCCCATCGTTATTGACCACCTGGGTCCCATTTATATATAATTTGGAGCCATCGTCCGATGTGGTATAAAAAGTATACGAGCCCGGAGTGTCTATTTGGATAAAACCGGTATACCGAATACTAAAGTTATCTCTATCGCCCGGGTCTTCTTGGTTTTGCAGATTATCCACATTAAAATTGGTGTACGTGCCGGATCCAATATATCCAGTCGTTGGGATATTGTCAACAGTACTTCCGGAAGGTGAACTATCGTAGAACTCAAAATCCACTTCACCTACGCATAAATTCAGGGTTCCTTCAACTACAATGTTATCAATATAGTAGTACTCATTACCAGCAGTATTGTAAAATCGGACCCTTATTTCCAGAATAGAACCTGAAGTTGCCAAGTTCACGGTGTAATTTGGATTTAAAAGGTCAGATGGGTTGGAGTCTCCCGATGCATTTTCGAATTCTATCCAAGAACCTCCATCCACTCGATATTCACCTATAAAATAATCAGTGCCGGCCTCAAACTGATGTGTCTGTGTCTGTGTGGCCACATCAAAACTAAAATTTACAGACTCATAACCATTTATGTTAATGGGGTTAGTTTGCCAAATGCCTTCGGCATTAAGATTGTTGGCTTCTATACGATTGTCCTGGACCCATACATCTCCAGTTAAGGTTGTTGTCCATCCAGAAGACGAAGGGCCTGTAGCCGTTCCATTTTCTGTGCCGTTGGGGTAGCTATCAAAGTTTTCGCTCCAAATAGTGGTTTGCGAAAAAGAAAAAAAAGTGCCTAAAAGGAAAAATGCAAGTATTAGCATCCATCCAGTCGGGAAATGGTTCATTTTCTTTTTGGAGACTGAGGTTGTGCCCATGTAGATTTTAGATATGGTACAAAATTATAAGCCTAAGGCGCGGTGCAAAATAATTGTTGTGAAAGACGGTAAAAGGAAGGTTAACCCTGTAAATATGTGGACAATGTTGAAAATTGATTGGACTTGCCAAAAGCCAACGGGCGGTGAAAAACGGAAATTGAACATCATTTAATAGACTTTGTTATGGTAATTGGTTGAAAAATAGATGGACTAACCTCTATTTTTGTTTGTGGCGAGGTTGCACAAGCGATATAAATTGTTGTATATTTGCAAAACTGAACGGATATAAAAGTATTCATGAGGGGACCTTGAGTCCCCTCTTTTATTACTCATTTCTTATGTTGAAGGATAAAGTAGAATCATTGTTGAACCAAGCGTTGGAAGAGTATCAGTCCTTGTTTTTGGTCGATTTTACCGTAGGGGGCGATAATGGGATCAAGGTTGTTTTGGATGGGGATAATGGAGTTAGCCTACAGGATTGTATGAACGTGAGCAGGGCCATTGAGCACAACCTAGATCGCGAAGAGGAGGATTTTTCTCTGGAAGTTACATCTGCGGGCGCTACGTCGCCCTTAAGATTGCCGCGTCAGTACAATAAAAATGTTGGAAGAAAATTACAGGTCAAGACCAACTCCGAGGAATTGGAAGGTACGCTGGTCGAAACCTCGACAAATAGCATTACCCTAGAGTGGAAGGCCCGCGAGCCAAAACCAGTGGGTAAAGGAAAAGTTACGGTGCAGAAAACGCAGGAAATTGCCTTTTCTGACATTAAAGAAGCAAAAGTTAAATTAAAATTTTAATTGTAGTAGAATATGGAAAACCTAGCGCTCATCGAATCCTTTTCGGAGTTTAAGGACGATAAGTTTATTGACAGGGTGACCCTTATGGCGATTTTGGAAGAAGTCTTTCGAAGTGCGCTCAAGAAAAAATTTGGTTCTGACGACAATTTTGATATCATTATCAACCCCGATAAAGGTGATTTGGAAATTTGGAGAAACCGAATCGTGGTCGAAGATGGCGAGGTAGAGGAGCCAAATGAAGAAATTTCCTTGTCCGAGGCCAGGAAAATAGAGCCGGATTTTGAGGTGGGTGAAGATGTTTCCGAAGAAGTGAAATTGATCGATTTGGGTAGGCGAGCGATATTGGCATTGCGCCAAAACCTGATTTCTAAGATCCATGAGCACGATAATACCACTATCTATAAGCAATTTAAAGACTTGGAGGGTGAGATTTATACGGCAGAGGTGCATCATATTAGGCACCGTGCCGTAATTTTGTTGGATGACGAAGGCAACGAGATCATTCTTCCAAAAGAAAAACAAATCCCGGCCGATTTTTTCCGTAAAGGGGATAACGTACGCGGTATTATTGAAAGCGTGGAACTTAAAGGAAACAAGCCGGCGATCATTATGTCCAGAACTTCCCCGAAATTCTTGGAGCAATTGTTCTTTCAGGAAATTCCTGAAGTTTTCGATGGTTTGATCTCCATTAAAAAAGCCGTTCGTATTCCAGGCGAAAAAGCAAAGGTCGCTGTGGACTCTTACGATGATAGGATCGATCCCGTTGGGGCTTGTGTAGGTATGAAAGGTTCAAGAATCCATGGAATTGTCCGTGAATTGGGTAATGAGAACATCGATGTAATCAACTGGACCAATAATCCCCAACTAATGGTTACCCGGGCACTAAGTCCTGCCAGAGTATCATCCGTTAAGTTGAACGAGGAGAAGAAAACAGCTCAAGTTTATCTAAAGCCAGAGGAAGTGTCCAAGGCTATTGGTAGAGGAGGTCATAATATTAGATTGGCTGGTCAATTAACTGGTTATGAGATAGATGTGTTTAGGGAAGGTGTAGAGGAAGATGTTGAGCTTACAGAGTTCTCCGATGAAATAGAAGGCTGGGTAATAGAGGAGTTCAAGAAAATAGGATTGGACACTGCACGCAGCGTTTTGGAGCAAGACGTAAAAGATTTGGCGAAACGAACAGATCTTGAAGAAGAAACAATCCAAGAGGTAGTTCGTATCCTCAAGGAAGAATTTGAAGATTAGGCTTATATTAGCAGCGAAAAATTAGGGCAAGTAAAATAATTTATGGCAGAAAATCCAACAATACGACTTAATAAAGTTCTTAGAGAATTGAACATTTCACTGGATAGAGCGGTCGACTATCTCAACTCGGAAGGGCATGAGGTAGAGGCACGTCCTACCACCAAGATTTCCAATGAAGTGTATCAAGTTCTGTTGGATGAATTCCAAACGGATAAGAGCAAAAAGGTTGCTTCCAAGGAAGTTGGTGAAGAAAAAAGAAAGGAGAAGGAAGCTATCCGAATGCGAATGGAGAAAGAGCAGGAGGAGCGCAGATTGGCCAAAGAAAAGAAAGAAGCCGAGCAGCAGGTCGTGAAGGCCAAGGCCGAATTATCCGGTCCAAAAACTGTGGGTAAAATTGATTTGGACAAAAAACCCGAACAACCTAAAAAGGAGGAGCCCAAGAAAGAGGAAGCTCCAAAACCCGAACCGGAAAAGGTTCAGGAAAAAGCTCCTGAAAAAGAAACGCCAAAAGTCGAGGCTCCAGCTCCCGTAAAAGAAAAGCCAGAAGAGAAAACAGAGCAAAAGGTCGAGGTAAAAGAGGAAGAAAAGCAGTCTACGGAAGAGGTAGGCACAGGAACCATAAAGACCAATTATCAAAAACTTTCCGGACCAAAAATAACCGGGGACAAAATAGACTTATCGCAATTTAAAAAGCCTGCGAAAAAGAAAAAAGAAGATACCCAAAAGTCAAAAACTGGCGGAGGATCTTCCGATGGGGCAGAGCGTAAAAAGCGAAGAAGGAGAATAGTTAAGAATGGCCCACAAGCTGGTGGAGGTCGTAATAACAGAGGAGGCGCGGGTAGAAAAGGACAGCGTTCCAATGCACCCAAGGTAGAGCCTACCGAAGAAGAAGTACAAAAACAAGTACGTGAGACCCTCGAAAAACTACAGGGTAAATCCAACAAAGGGCGAGGAGCAAAATATAGAAGGGAGAAAAGAGATCAGCACCGTCAGCAAACGGAAAAAGATCTTGAACAACAGGAATTGGAAAGCAAGATTTTAAAGGTGACCGAATTTGTTACCGTGAACGAACTTGCCACGATGATGAATGTATCCACTACCCAGATAATTTCAGCGTGTATGTCTTTGGGCATCATGGTAACCATGAATCAGCGATTGGATGCTGAAACACTTTCCATTGTAGCAGACGAATTTGGTTATGAGGTCGAGTTTGTAACGGCCGAGATCGAGGAAACCATCGATGAGGTGGAGGATGCTCCAGAAGACTTGAAACCAAGGGCGCCCATTGTTACTGTAATGGGGCACGTAGACCACGGTAAAACATCGCTTCTGGATTACATTCGTGAAGAAAATGTAATCGCAGGGGAAAGTGGAGGAATTACGCAGCATATTGGAGCCTACGGTGTATCACTGGAAGATGGTCAAAGAATTGCTTTCTTGGATACTCCGGGTCACGAAGCGTTTACCGCAATGAGGGCTCGTGGAGCACAGGTAACCGACATTGCCATTATCGTAATTGCAGCGGATGACGATATCATGCCGCAAACGAAAGAAGCAATCAGCCATGCCCAAGCGGCCGGGGTGCCCATAGTATTCGCGATCAACAAAGTGGATAAGCCTACGGCAAATCCTGATAAGATAAAAGAAGGATTGGCGCAAATGAACCTTTTGGTCGAAGATTGGGGGGGTAAAGTGCAATCGCACGATATTTCCGCAAAAACTGGTCAAGGCGTTCAAGAACTTTTGGAAAAAGTTTTGCTTGAGGCCGAGTTATTGGAATTGAAAGCAAATCCAGAACGTTTGGCAACGGGAACCGTGGTAGAAGCATTTTTGGACAAAGGCCGGGGTTATGTGGCGACCATTTTGGTCCAGACCGGTACATTGAACATTGGTGATTATGTATTGGCGGGAACCTGTAGCGGTAAAGTTAAGGCCATGCAAGATGAAAGAGGACATAATATTACAAGTGCCGGACCCTCCACGCCAATATCTATTTTGGGATTGGACGGGGCGCCGCAGGCAGGTGATAAGTTCCATGTGTTGGAAGATGAGCGGGAAGCCAAGCAAATTGCGGCAAAGCGTTCCCAATTACAACGCGAACAATCCGTAAGAACACAACGTCACATTACATTGGACGAAATTGGACGTAGAATTGCGTTGGGCGACTTCCAGGAGCTGAACATTATCCTAAAAGGTGATGTAGATGGTTCTGTAGAAGCTTTAACGGATTCCTTCCAAAAATTGTCCACAGATGAGATACAAGTCAACATCATACATAAAGGCGTAGGAGCGATAACAGAATCAGATGTATTGTTGGCTAGTGCCTCCGATGCGATTATAATCGGATTTAACGTAAGGCCGATGGGCAATGCTCGAACCATTGCTGATAAAGAGGAGATCGATATCAGGACCTACTCCATTATTTATGACGCCATCAACGATCTTAAAGATGCGATGGAAGGCATGTTGTCTCCAGAGATGAAAGAAGAAATCACCGGTAATGCCGAGATTAGGGAGACTTTCAAGATTTCGAAAGTGGGAACCATTGCAGGATGTATGGTCACCAGTGGTAAAATCTTTAGAAACTCCAATATTAGGCTGATCAGGGATGGTGTAGTAATCTATACCGGGGAGCTCGCCTCGTTGAAGCGATTCAAGGATGATGTAAAAGAAGTTTCCAAAGGGTACGACTGCGGACTACAGATCAAGAATTACAACGATATTAGGGAAGGGGATATAGTAGAGGCCTTCCAAGAAGTGGCGGTGAAGAAAAAGCTGTAACGAGTATAATTCTAATTAAAAAAAACCCGCTCATCGAGCGGGTTTTTTAGTTATTTGGAAGTGCTTTCTTCAGGTTTCAGGAGCATGGCGTCCGGATATTTTTTTCGTACTTCAAGATATTTCCTCTCGGCCTCCAATTTGGTCCTAAATTTTCCTAGCCTTACACGGTAGGTGGGAGATTCAAACTCTATTTTGGAATACCAGTCAGGGAAATCTACTTCTACTTGGTTCAATAGGTCTTGAGCCTTTTCAAAACTCCCAAAGCCCACTTGTATTTGATAAAAACCACTGTTTGCATTTACCTTGGCATACAGTTGAACCAATTGATCGATTTTCGGGTCTTGTTGAATGGTCACTTGGGCTTGCTGTGCCGAAAGCTGAGTGGCAAAGCCTATAATTAGTGCTGTGAATAGCGTGGTTTTCATAGTGTTTCAGTATTGTGATTATAACGCTTTTTGCAAAAGTAAATTATTATAGGTTAAACAAGTTGAAGCAAAGTTATTTAGAATCTTTATAAATTATGAGTTATAAATACCTTAACATTTCAAAAAATGCTTGTATGTCTTACTTTTGTGACCACTCTTGGTAGGGTGAAAAGCTATTGTTCTCAAACTCAATAGAAAGAATCGTGCCAAGGATTTCGATAGAAATTTCACGAATATGAAAAAGGTTTTATACCGCCATCTATTTTCAAAAGTTTTAGGTTTAACTTTCCTATTGTTCTCCACATCTTTTTATGCTCAAGAAGAGGCTGATGCCGCTGCTGAACAAACAGTGGAAGCTGTCGGAGGAGACCCGGTAAAGGGGAAACAACTGTTTAATCAGAACTGTGCCGCCTGTCACGCATTGGAGCGTAAAATGACGGGGCCTGCACTGGCCAATGTAGAAACAAGGTTGGCTGAGGATGAAGGTTTGGACAAGGAATGGATCTATCAATGGATCAAGAATAGTCCTGCCATGATTTCCGCTGGAGATGCTTATGCTGTAAAAATATACGCAGAGTACAATCAAGCGGCAATGACCCCGTTCCCGACGTTGTCTAATCAGGATATCGATGATATTTTGGCGTATACTGCCGCTCCGCCGCCCGCGCCTTCAGCTGCTACAGCTGCCGCCGCCACTGGAGGTGATGCTGGTGAGTCAACTTCCGGTATTTCCAACGAAATGATACTTGGCGCATTGGTGTTGGTGTTCGGTCTGTTGGTCATGATGTTGATCTTGGTGAACAAGACCTTGCGCAGGATAGCCGAAGCAAATGGTGTTGTGATTGCGCAGGAGAAAGAAAAGCGCTTGCCAATTTGGAAAGCATTTGTTCAAAATCAGTTCTTGGTGCTGGTAAGTGTAGTGTTCTTGCTTTTGGCAAGTGCGTACTTTGCTTACGGTTGGATGATGCAGGTAGGTATCGATCAGGGGTATGCCCCGGTTCAGCCAATCCATTATTCGCACAAAATTCACGCTGGAGATAATAAGATTGAGTGTAAGTATTGTCACTCTTCCGCAAGGACTTCCAAGCATTCCGGGATTCCTTCCCTTAATGTTTGTATGAACTGTCACAAATCTATCTACGAATACACCGGTAATCCAGAAGGTCCTTCAGCTGAAGATTTGGCCAATGGATATACCAATGAATTTTATACGGGCGAAATCAAGAAATTGTACAAAGCGGTCGGTTGGGACGAGGAAAACCAAAGCTATACTGGTGAAACACAACCAGTGGAGTGGGTTAGAATCCATAACCTGCCAGATTTCGCATACTTTAATCACTCTCAGCACGTATCCGTTGCAGGAATTGAGTGTCAGACATGTCACGGTCCAGTAGAGGAAATGGAAGTTATGTATCAGCATGCTCCATTGACTATGGGTTGGTGTATCAATTGTCACAGGGAGACCAATGTGAAGGTTGAAGGTAATGAGTACTATGAGGCAATTCATGAAGAATTGTCCAAAAAGTATGGTGTTGAGGAATTGACCGCTGCCATGATGGGCGGTTTGGAGTGTGGTAAGTGTCACTATTAAGAAATAAAAGAAGATAATCTCAGATATATCGTATGGCATCAAACAAAAAATATTGGAAAAGTGAAGCGGAGTTGAATCCGAACGATTCCATTGTTGAGGCGCTAAGAAACAACGAGTTTACAGAGGAGATTCCCGTTGATGATTTTTTGGGGGACAAGGAAAAACTGTCCGCCTCCAATACTTCAAGAAGGGATTTCTTGAAATATGTCGGCTTCAGTACTGCGGCAGCAACCGTTGCGGCGTGCGAGGGACCTGTTCACAAATCTATACCGTATGTGGTCCAGCCGGACAATATTGTTCCAGGTGTGGCCAATTACTATGCTACAACTATAGCGGATGGTTTTGATTTTGCCAGTATTTTGGTAAAAACCCGTGAGGGAAGGCCTATAAAAATTGAAAACAATACGGATGCAAAGGTAAATGGTGGGGCCAATGCGCGAGTGCAAGCCTCTGTTTTGTCTCTGTATGATAGTAAAAGGGTTCAAGGGCCAATGGCCAATGGTGAGCCTATGGAATGGAAGGTGCTGGATGCTACGGTGATGGCCAAGCTGAACTCTTTGAAGGGTACCAGTAAGCAAATTGCCCTTTTGACGCAGACATATGCAAGTCCGTCCACAGCAAAATTAATTTCTGAATTTAAAGAGGCTTACGGAGAAAACGTGAACCACGTGGTTTACGATGCAATTTCCGAAGATGCTGCACTTAATGCATTTAATAAGGCGTACGGTGAACGTGCCTTGGCCGATTATGATTTTGAAAAAGCTGAATTGATAGTGTCCTTCGGAGCTGATTTCTTGGGAGATTGGCAAGGTGGGGGCTATGATTCCGGTTATGCAAAAGGACGTATTCCAAAGAACGGGAAAATGTCCAGGCATATTCAGATGGAGTCCAATATGTCCTTGGCCGGGGCCAATGCCGACAAGAGATATCCAATGACGCCAACCCAGCAGAAAATTGCGCTGGCCAAATTGTATGGCAAGTTAAATGGTAGCAGTGTAGGTGGTGGTACATCTGATGTGGATGCTGCAGTGGACCAAGTTGCGGCCGAAATCAAAAAAGCAGGCAGCAAAGCAGTTGTTGTTACCGGATTAAATGATGAGAATGCACAATCCGTTGTATTGGCGATCAATAAATTATTGGCTAGTGAGGCATTTGATCCGATCAAGCCAAAATATGTGCGCCAAGGAGATGCTGCAAAGGTGAATAAATTGATATCCGATATGAATGCCGGTCGTGTAGGTATGTTGATTACCGACGGTGTAAATCCAGCGTATTCATTGCCAAATGCAGAAGAGTTTGTTGCTGGTTTGGATCAGGTAGATCTTTCTGTAGCTTTTGCGTTCAATAATGATGAGACAGCACAGTCGTCCGATTATGTGGCGGCATCATCCCATTATTTGGAATCATGGGGCGATGCAGAGTTCAAAAAAGGACAATATAGCTTAATGCAGCCAGCCATTCGTGAGTTGTTTGATACGAGACAGTTTCAGACGGCACTTTTGAAATGGATGGGTGTGGAAAAAACATACTACGAATACATTAAGGAAAATTGGAATACTGATATTCTTCAAGGTGGTTCTTGGAACAAAGCTTTGCAGGATGGGGTATTTGAGGTTTCCGTGATGAATACAGAAAATGACGAGGTTGCTTCGGTGAATGAAGGCGAGGAAGAGCAACCGGAAATTGTACCAATAGCGTCCGCGATACGTTCTTTGGTGAATTCCACAAGCCCGGGCACGGAGCTGGTACTTTACTCCAAAGTGGGTATGGGTGACGGTCGCCAGGCGAACAACCCTTGGTTGCAGGAATTCCCTGATCCGATTTCGAGGGTGTCTTGGGACAACTATGTTACCGTTTCCAAGGCCGATGCTGAAACTTGGGGATTGGAGAACACCATAGTGGCCGATGGCGGTCTAAATGGTAGTTATGTCAATCTTACTGTTGATGGAAAGGTTCTGGAGAATGTTCCTGTGATCGTTCAGCCAGGACAAGCAGTGGGTACTGTAGGGCTTTCGTTCGGATACGGTAAAAAAGCCGGAATGCAGCAAGAGATGGCCACAGGGGTCAATGCATACGCTTTATATAGTAATTTTTCCGATGTACAGTCGGTTACGATAGAAAAATCAGCAGGAGTTCATGAGTTTGCCTGTGTGCAATCTCAAAAAACACTGATGGGTAGGGGAGATATCATCAAAGAAACTACTTTGGAGATTTTCAATACCAAAGATCATGCGGAATGGAACCCAATGCCGCATGTATCATTGAATCATCAGGAAATACCTGTTACCTCTCCAGATGCAGACCTTTGGGAGGAGTTTGATAGAAGTATAGGGCATCACTTTAACTTGTCCATCGATCTAAATGCATGTACCGGATGTGGTGCTTGTGTCATCGCATGTCATGCCGAGAACAATGTTCCGGTTGTCGGAAAGATGGAGATGCGCCGTTCCAGAGATATGCACTGGTTGCGAATAGACAGGTACTACTCTTCCGAAGAGACCTTTGAGCAAGATAACGAGAAAAAAGATGGCATGGATGGCCTTTGGGGAGAAAATGGTTCTCTTGGAGGCTTCAGGGAGATGGAAGATCCGTCAGCCAATCCACAGGTAGCCTTCCAGCCGGTAATGTGTCAACATTGTAATCATGCACCTTGTGAAACTGTTTGTCCGGTAGCGGCAACATCGCATAGTAGACAGGGTCAAAACCATATGGCATACAACCGTTGTGTAGGAACAAGATATTGTGCCAACAACTGTCCTTATAAAGTTCGTAGATTCAACTGGTTCTTGTACAATAACAACGACGAGTTCGATTTTAATATGAACAATGATTTGGGTAAAATGGTACTTAATCCAGACGTTAATGTGCGTTCTAGGGGGGTTATGGAAAAATGCTCAATGTGCATCCAAATGACCCAAAAGACCATTTTGGACGCGAAGAGAGACGGTCGAGTGGTGAAAGATGGTGAGTTCCAAACTGCTTGTTCTGCAGCATGTAGCAGCGGGGCTATGGTGTTCGGCGATGTAAACGATCACGATAGTAAAGTGGCCAAATTGAAAGAGGATGATAGGATGTACCATTTGTTGGAGCATGTGGGAACAAAACCAAACGTGTTCTACCATGTTAAGGTAAGAAACACCAACGAGGCTTAATCAATAAAAAAAGAAGTAACTAGAAGATAAATTATGGCGTCGCATTACGAAGCACCTATTCGAAAGCCCTTAGTAGTCGGAGACAAAGGTTACCACGATGTAACCGTGGATATTGCCCGTCCGGTTGAGGGAAAGGCCAACAAACAATGGTGGATTGTTTTTTCTATCGCATTAGTGGCATTCCTTTGGGGTCTAGGATGTATCATTTACACCATTTCAACAGGTATTGGGGTTTGGGGTCTTAACCGAACCGTAAACTGGGCCTGGGATATTACCAACTTTGTATGGTGGGTAGGTATTGGTCACGCAGGTACACTGATTTCAGCAGTACTTTTGCTTTTCCGACAAAAATGGAGAATGGCAATTAACCGTTCGGCGGAAGCTATGACCATTTTCTCGGTTGTGCAGGCGGGTTTGTTCCCGATCATTCACATGGGCCGTCCTTGGTTGGCATATTGGGTACTTCCCATTCCGAACCAGTTTGGTTCCCTTTGGGTAAACTTTAACTCACCATTACTT
It includes:
- a CDS encoding PA14 domain-containing protein, encoding MGTTSVSKKKMNHFPTGWMLILAFFLLGTFFSFSQTTIWSENFDSYPNGTENGTATGPSSSGWTTTLTGDVWVQDNRIEANNLNAEGIWQTNPININGYESVNFSFDVATQTQTHQFEAGTDYFIGEYRVDGGSWIEFENASGDSNPSDLLNPNYTVNLATSGSILEIRVRFYNTAGNEYYYIDNIVVEGTLNLCVGEVDFEFYDSSPSGSTVDNIPTTGYIGSGTYTNFNVDNLQNQEDPGDRDNFSIRYTGFIQIDTPGSYTFYTTSDDGSKLYINGTQVVNNDGAHSSRERSGNITLTTGLHDIQVLFFENGGGENLSVAYQGPSISKQNIPFSKLYSTCSVGSADVDGDGIDDASDVDDDNDGVLDVDECGGATGNFVQTATNIQNFSDASNAEGNPSTTYAYNSTTTYPGQSIISFQFSQVIPIGTTVSVFLSADPVVSTSDMQIQYNNGSWLASANGIPSGSITEITFNVSTNNFQSFRVMAYQIGARVHGASYPGTVDCTTVDTDGDGIPNYQDLDSDGDGIPDNVEAQTSTGYTAPSGNDTDNDGLDDAYESIGLSAIDTDGDGTPDFLDTDSDNDGTGDTTEASLTLSGSDNDNDGLDNTVDTTTGYGDPGGDIDDPTNAIGGSLILPDSDGDLGSGGDLDFRDDTVDADDPPSITATGDQLYCPGNAIQVVESISITDPDSSTVDAVYIQITSNYDVSGDVLNLTGTHPNITASWDTSEGRLLLNGPATLAEFEAAISAVEFQTTATVSSGDTRTFSIVLNEANYLESTGHYYEYVPSLGITWTAARDAAALRTFYGLQGYLATITVQDESDLLGAQAPGAGWIGASDAATEGDWYWVTGPEAGTLFWRGTSGGTAFGYEFWNTGEPNQSGDEDYAHITAPGVGLDGSWNDLSNTGASSGSYQPKGYLVEYGGMAGDPPYPNIAATTTITVDTIAPTASAPSPISVYCSDDIPAADITVISDEADNCASNPTVTFISDVSDGGTNPETITRTYRVTDDAGNSIDVQQTITVTPFTITTQPTDQTVVVGNSGSFTVATTNADTYQWEVSTDGGSNFSTIIDGSEYTGTQTANLILNTPDVNSNGFIYRVLVSNSSGSCTPIISDEALLTLKTGRVITNRGVTFRVNKN
- the rimP gene encoding ribosome assembly cofactor RimP; its protein translation is MLKDKVESLLNQALEEYQSLFLVDFTVGGDNGIKVVLDGDNGVSLQDCMNVSRAIEHNLDREEEDFSLEVTSAGATSPLRLPRQYNKNVGRKLQVKTNSEELEGTLVETSTNSITLEWKAREPKPVGKGKVTVQKTQEIAFSDIKEAKVKLKF
- the nusA gene encoding transcription termination factor NusA produces the protein MENLALIESFSEFKDDKFIDRVTLMAILEEVFRSALKKKFGSDDNFDIIINPDKGDLEIWRNRIVVEDGEVEEPNEEISLSEARKIEPDFEVGEDVSEEVKLIDLGRRAILALRQNLISKIHEHDNTTIYKQFKDLEGEIYTAEVHHIRHRAVILLDDEGNEIILPKEKQIPADFFRKGDNVRGIIESVELKGNKPAIIMSRTSPKFLEQLFFQEIPEVFDGLISIKKAVRIPGEKAKVAVDSYDDRIDPVGACVGMKGSRIHGIVRELGNENIDVINWTNNPQLMVTRALSPARVSSVKLNEEKKTAQVYLKPEEVSKAIGRGGHNIRLAGQLTGYEIDVFREGVEEDVELTEFSDEIEGWVIEEFKKIGLDTARSVLEQDVKDLAKRTDLEEETIQEVVRILKEEFED